One genomic segment of Nocardia spumae includes these proteins:
- a CDS encoding alpha/beta fold hydrolase, whose protein sequence is MQTHTLTTPEADLVYDVRGPLPAADGRVPLLMVGQPMDAGGFAALASYFPDRTVITYDPRGLGRSVRKDGRTDHSPVVQAGDLHALIETFGTAVEIFASSGGAVTALALVAAHPDDVATLVAHEPPLIDVLPDAAAAHRAQAAVRDIYEAKGFGAAMAAFIMMASWQGEFTDDFFALPAPDPAQFGMPAEDDGTRDDPLVSDRSWAVSDYHPDVPALTTASTHILIGVGEESSGVLTGRTAEATAALLGLSATVFPSHHSGFVGGDEGYAGQPEAFAARLREVLDAQLQRRPEDIP, encoded by the coding sequence ATGCAGACACACACGCTGACCACGCCCGAAGCCGACCTCGTCTACGACGTTCGCGGACCACTGCCGGCCGCCGATGGACGGGTTCCGCTGCTCATGGTCGGCCAGCCCATGGATGCCGGCGGTTTCGCCGCGCTGGCCTCGTATTTTCCCGATCGCACCGTGATCACCTACGACCCGCGGGGACTGGGCCGTAGCGTGCGCAAGGACGGGCGGACCGATCATTCCCCGGTGGTACAGGCCGGGGATCTGCACGCGCTGATCGAGACATTCGGCACCGCTGTGGAGATCTTCGCCAGCAGCGGCGGCGCGGTCACCGCCCTCGCGCTGGTAGCCGCGCACCCGGATGATGTGGCCACACTGGTCGCCCACGAGCCACCGCTGATCGACGTCCTTCCCGACGCGGCGGCGGCACACCGCGCTCAGGCCGCGGTACGAGATATCTACGAGGCCAAGGGATTCGGGGCGGCGATGGCGGCCTTCATCATGATGGCGTCGTGGCAGGGCGAGTTCACCGACGACTTCTTCGCGCTGCCCGCGCCCGATCCGGCCCAGTTCGGCATGCCGGCCGAGGACGACGGCACCCGTGATGATCCGCTGGTGTCGGACCGTTCCTGGGCGGTGAGCGACTATCACCCGGACGTGCCCGCCCTGACCACCGCGTCGACCCACATCCTCATCGGCGTCGGCGAGGAGTCCTCCGGGGTGCTGACCGGACGAACCGCCGAGGCCACGGCGGCGCTGCTCGGCTTGTCCGCCACCGTATTCCCCAGTCACCACAGCGGATTCGTCGGCGGCGACGAGGGATACGCGGGGCAGCCGGAGGCGTTCGCCGCGCGGCTGCGCGAGGTGCTCGACGCGCAACTCCAACGCAGGCCCGAAGATATTCCTTGA
- a CDS encoding metalloregulator ArsR/SmtB family transcription factor, translating into MDRIVSALGDSARWRIVELLAEQPRSVGELAELTGLRQPQTTKHLQTLARAEVVSVFPLGQRRVYALDPQPLRELGGRLRELAETAESHAGERDVIARYRAAIDAESLAAEHDRWAEGRRFVFDRTLAAAPEVVWRHWVDPDLLAAWWVPAPLRITECVLEPRPGGRAVLEYHDAEGHRYRSEGLVRAVSRHDRLVFELSVLDPTGAVMFTGHYTLTLAAAADGTDLRLELTIAETTVAAVSAIAGIETGWSRVLDNLADAVGVTH; encoded by the coding sequence ATGGATCGGATCGTTTCCGCCCTCGGCGACAGCGCCCGGTGGCGCATCGTCGAACTGCTCGCCGAACAACCCCGCTCGGTCGGTGAACTCGCCGAACTGACAGGTTTGCGGCAGCCGCAGACCACCAAACACCTGCAGACGCTGGCGCGGGCGGAGGTGGTCTCGGTCTTTCCGCTCGGGCAGCGCCGCGTCTACGCACTCGACCCGCAGCCGCTGCGTGAACTCGGAGGGCGGTTGCGGGAATTGGCGGAAACCGCCGAGTCGCACGCCGGCGAGCGCGACGTCATCGCCCGCTATCGTGCGGCGATCGACGCGGAATCCCTTGCGGCCGAACATGACCGGTGGGCCGAGGGCCGGCGTTTCGTCTTCGACCGCACCCTGGCCGCCGCCCCGGAAGTGGTGTGGCGGCACTGGGTCGATCCGGATCTGCTGGCGGCCTGGTGGGTTCCGGCACCGCTGCGGATCACCGAATGTGTCCTCGAACCCCGGCCGGGTGGGCGCGCTGTCCTCGAGTACCACGATGCCGAGGGACACCGGTACCGCTCGGAAGGTCTGGTGCGGGCCGTGAGCCGCCACGACCGTCTCGTCTTCGAGCTGTCGGTGCTCGACCCGACCGGTGCGGTGATGTTCACCGGGCACTACACGCTCACCCTCGCCGCGGCCGCCGACGGCACCGACCTGCGGCTGGAACTGACCATCGCCGAAACCACCGTCGCGGCGGTCTCCGCCATCGCCGGAATCGAGACCGGATGGAGCCGGGTCCTCGACAACCTCGCCGACGCCGTCGGCGTCACCCACTGA
- a CDS encoding dihydrofolate reductase family protein, which translates to MSESTTRKVTANISITLDGRYNGPGGPADLGAIVPYATTEVARDQLTRMCADATTAVLGRGNAQGFLGFWPSVAADDTADPRDRGYAKWLVDTEKVVLSTTLTEAPWEHARIVDAPLAEVVAELRASGTGDILVNSSASIIKDLLAADLLDRLYLIVCPEIAGAGQRLFDDGLPGTRWTLTHQETGELGEMALVYDRVR; encoded by the coding sequence ATGTCCGAGTCGACCACACGCAAGGTGACCGCGAACATCAGCATCACCCTCGACGGCCGCTACAACGGCCCCGGCGGCCCCGCCGATCTCGGCGCCATCGTGCCCTACGCGACCACCGAGGTCGCGCGCGATCAGCTCACCCGGATGTGCGCCGACGCGACCACGGCGGTGCTCGGCAGGGGTAATGCCCAGGGGTTCCTCGGATTCTGGCCGTCGGTCGCCGCCGATGACACGGCCGATCCACGCGACCGCGGCTATGCGAAATGGCTGGTGGATACCGAGAAAGTGGTGTTGTCGACCACCCTGACCGAGGCCCCGTGGGAGCACGCCCGCATCGTCGACGCCCCGCTCGCCGAGGTCGTCGCCGAACTGCGCGCCTCCGGCACCGGCGACATTCTCGTCAACAGCAGCGCGAGCATCATCAAGGACCTGCTCGCCGCGGATCTGCTCGACCGTCTCTATCTCATCGTCTGCCCCGAGATCGCCGGCGCCGGACAGCGTTTGTTCGACGACGGCCTGCCCGGCACCCGATGGACGCTGACCCATCAGGAAACCGGAGAACTGGGTGAGATGGCACTGGTCTACGATCGGGTCCGCTGA
- a CDS encoding alpha/beta hydrolase has translation MDRPPPRIRIARVVAVVTAMVAVAAATTVTGARAAADPAGDFSAVSAPDGSRIHDVRTRGDRILDVGVYSAAMRNVTRVQVLRAADPDRPAPTLYLLNGANGGISDGSWSDRTDVASFFADKQVNVVVPFGGASSYFTDWRADDPVLGRQRWSTFLTRELPSIIDSGFGGSGVNAIAGISMAGTSVFQLALAAPGLYKAIGSYSGCVRTSDPQGQLIVDAVVGGRMGNTVNMWGPPTDPAWAANDPYLHADRLRGTAIYVSTGTGLPGPLDTLDGAHGDTTQLAYQLVFGAALEAVTDLCTHQLHDRLRQLNVPATFDFRPSGTHSWGYWQQDLHRSWELFADALRQ, from the coding sequence ATGGACAGGCCCCCGCCGAGAATTCGTATCGCGCGGGTCGTGGCCGTCGTGACGGCGATGGTCGCCGTGGCGGCCGCGACCACCGTCACCGGTGCGCGGGCCGCCGCGGATCCGGCCGGGGATTTCTCGGCGGTGAGCGCTCCCGACGGTTCGCGCATCCACGACGTCCGCACCCGCGGCGACCGGATCCTCGATGTCGGTGTGTATTCGGCGGCGATGCGCAATGTGACGCGAGTGCAGGTCCTGCGTGCCGCCGATCCGGATCGTCCGGCGCCGACGCTGTATCTGCTCAACGGCGCCAACGGCGGCATCAGCGACGGCAGCTGGTCCGATCGTACGGATGTGGCGTCGTTTTTCGCGGATAAGCAGGTGAATGTGGTGGTGCCGTTCGGTGGGGCGAGTAGTTATTTCACGGATTGGCGTGCCGATGATCCGGTGCTGGGTCGGCAGCGGTGGTCGACGTTTCTGACTAGGGAGTTGCCGTCGATCATCGATTCGGGTTTCGGTGGTAGTGGGGTGAATGCGATCGCGGGTATTTCGATGGCGGGGACGTCGGTGTTCCAGTTGGCGTTGGCGGCGCCGGGTTTGTACAAGGCGATCGGTTCGTATTCGGGGTGTGTGCGGACCAGTGATCCGCAGGGGCAGTTGATCGTCGATGCGGTGGTCGGTGGGCGGATGGGTAACACGGTGAATATGTGGGGTCCGCCCACGGATCCGGCGTGGGCGGCCAATGATCCGTATCTGCACGCGGATCGGTTGCGAGGCACCGCGATCTACGTCTCGACCGGGACCGGGTTACCGGGCCCACTCGACACCCTCGACGGTGCGCACGGCGACACCACGCAACTGGCCTATCAACTGGTCTTCGGTGCGGCGCTGGAAGCGGTCACCGATCTGTGCACCCATCAGCTCCACGATCGGCTGCGGCAATTGAATGTGCCCGCCACCTTCGACTTTCGTCCGTCCGGCACCCATTCGTGGGGTTATTGGCAGCAGGATCTGCACCGATCGTGGGAGCTGTTCGCCGACGCGCTGAGGCAGTGA
- a CDS encoding alpha/beta hydrolase, which yields MAAGLAVTGPATAQDPSVPPPASAPANTAAAASISTDRVRSAARPAADGSYLADAVAGSPRALTVTVHSAAMNVPVRLEVLAAPDRSRPAPTLYLLNGIDGGAGGNWLNRTDVASFFADKQVNVVVPFGGASSYFTDWRADDPVLGRQRWSTFLTRELPSIIDSGFGGSGVNAIAGISMAGTSVFQLALAAPGLYKAIGSYSGCVRTSDPQGQLIVDAVVGGRMGNTVNMWGPPTDPAWAANDPYLHADRLRGTAIYVSTGTGLPGPLDTLDGPGIHDNPATLADQLLVGGALETGAVRCTRELRDRFTELGIPATIDMRPDGTHSWGYWQQDLHRSWPMIATAVGADPVTRDGAYPDRPH from the coding sequence CTGGCGGCCGGTCTCGCGGTCACCGGTCCCGCCACCGCACAGGACCCGTCGGTGCCGCCGCCGGCCTCCGCACCCGCGAATACCGCTGCAGCAGCATCGATCTCGACCGACCGGGTGCGTTCGGCGGCCCGGCCCGCGGCCGACGGATCGTACCTCGCCGATGCCGTGGCCGGGTCGCCGCGCGCGCTCACCGTCACCGTGCACTCGGCCGCCATGAATGTGCCCGTGCGCCTGGAAGTTCTCGCGGCACCGGATCGTTCGCGTCCGGCACCCACCCTCTATCTGCTCAACGGCATCGACGGCGGAGCCGGCGGTAATTGGCTCAACCGTACGGATGTGGCGTCGTTTTTCGCGGATAAGCAGGTGAATGTGGTGGTGCCGTTCGGTGGGGCGAGTAGTTATTTCACGGATTGGCGTGCCGATGATCCGGTGCTGGGTCGGCAGCGGTGGTCGACGTTTCTGACTAGGGAGTTGCCGTCGATCATCGATTCGGGTTTCGGTGGTAGTGGGGTGAATGCGATCGCGGGTATTTCGATGGCGGGGACGTCGGTGTTCCAGTTGGCGTTGGCGGCGCCGGGTTTGTACAAGGCGATCGGTTCGTATTCGGGGTGTGTGCGGACCAGTGATCCGCAGGGGCAGTTGATCGTCGATGCGGTGGTCGGTGGGCGGATGGGTAACACGGTGAATATGTGGGGTCCGCCCACGGATCCGGCGTGGGCGGCCAATGATCCGTATCTGCACGCGGATCGGTTGCGAGGCACCGCGATCTACGTCTCGACCGGGACCGGGTTACCGGGCCCACTCGACACCCTCGACGGACCCGGCATCCACGACAATCCCGCGACTCTGGCCGATCAGCTGCTCGTCGGCGGCGCACTCGAGACCGGTGCGGTGCGATGCACTCGCGAATTGCGGGACAGATTCACCGAACTCGGTATCCCAGCCACGATCGACATGCGCCCGGACGGCACCCACTCGTGGGGCTATTGGCAGCAGGATCTGCACCGGTCCTGGCCGATGATCGCCACCGCCGTCGGCGCGGACCCGGTCACGCGGGACGGCGCGTATCCTGATCGCCCGCACTGA
- a CDS encoding PucR family transcriptional regulator: MTTASTVGAERTTSGRALSLSMRDAHEMARELVAHLAAVVPPFTTLPADVLATEVSPMARLCVEWAVRRVAGGDLPERTDRLRAAAARWCRAGIPIEVVVHAVHEGFKAGLDLLFARARASDAALVIKGTATALELLDLITAAVNKAYVQERRADAAEHHTAVHTLTSALLGGHATTKLARECGIRIADRYFVLAVWIPPHPDETHPRLDKQVVARRKLRRVQAALAKLLRDNPLAMLSVDGGSILVPESACAEPDLDELFARLSELAGVPLTAAVVSASAAEVPAAAQQAHDLLDTVRRLGRGPGVHRFAELALQYQLTRPGIGRDILDARLAPLDSHPELLETLQVFFGTDLNRQRAARQLCIHPNTIDYRLRRIGQLTGFDPSRTTGLWYLRSALIARLSAGDQDTRRPA, encoded by the coding sequence GTGACTACAGCAAGCACGGTCGGTGCTGAGCGCACGACATCCGGGCGCGCGCTCTCGCTATCGATGCGCGACGCCCACGAGATGGCCCGTGAACTGGTCGCGCACCTCGCCGCCGTGGTGCCACCGTTCACCACCCTGCCGGCCGATGTGCTGGCCACCGAGGTCTCCCCGATGGCGCGGTTGTGCGTGGAGTGGGCGGTCCGGCGCGTGGCCGGTGGCGACCTGCCCGAGCGAACCGATCGGCTCCGGGCGGCCGCGGCGCGCTGGTGCCGGGCCGGAATACCGATCGAGGTGGTCGTGCACGCGGTGCACGAGGGCTTCAAGGCCGGACTCGACCTGCTGTTCGCCCGCGCCCGCGCCAGCGATGCCGCACTTGTCATCAAGGGCACCGCGACCGCGCTGGAACTGCTGGATCTCATCACCGCGGCGGTGAACAAGGCCTATGTCCAGGAGCGGCGTGCCGATGCCGCCGAACACCACACCGCCGTCCACACGCTCACCTCGGCCCTGCTCGGTGGGCACGCCACCACGAAGTTGGCGCGAGAATGCGGAATCCGTATCGCGGACCGGTATTTCGTTCTGGCGGTATGGATTCCACCGCATCCCGACGAGACCCATCCGCGGCTGGACAAGCAGGTCGTCGCGCGGCGGAAGCTGCGCCGGGTGCAGGCAGCGCTGGCGAAGCTGCTGCGCGACAACCCGCTGGCCATGTTGTCGGTCGACGGTGGCAGCATCCTCGTTCCCGAGTCCGCCTGTGCGGAGCCCGACCTCGACGAACTGTTCGCCCGGCTGTCGGAGCTGGCCGGGGTGCCGCTGACCGCGGCCGTGGTGAGCGCATCGGCCGCTGAGGTGCCCGCGGCCGCCCAGCAGGCACACGATCTGCTCGATACGGTGCGGCGGCTGGGGCGCGGACCGGGGGTGCACCGATTCGCGGAGCTGGCATTGCAGTATCAGTTGACCCGGCCGGGAATCGGTCGCGACATCCTCGATGCGCGGCTGGCGCCGCTGGATTCCCATCCCGAACTGCTGGAGACCTTGCAGGTCTTCTTCGGCACCGATCTCAACCGGCAGCGTGCGGCCCGTCAGCTGTGCATCCACCCGAATACGATCGACTACCGGTTGCGGCGCATCGGGCAGCTGACCGGGTTCGATCCGTCGCGGACCACCGGATTGTGGTATCTGCGTTCGGCATTGATCGCCCGGCTCAGTGCGGGCGATCAGGATACGCGCCGTCCCGCGTGA
- a CDS encoding helix-turn-helix transcriptional regulator yields the protein MATMDLRTDIREFLSSRRARIAPEQAGLPAHGGNRRVKGLRREEVALLAGVSVDYYVRMERGSLAGASDGVLDALASALQLDEAERDHLFHLARQSRAPSGPRRLRPAVTVRPALQQVLDAVSEAPAWICNGRYDVLAMNHLARALFSPVPADPRRPANTARFVYLNPEAAQSFFVDYDRIACDVAAKLRMEAGRNPHDEELIALVGELSTCSELFRQRWASRDVRLHRSGRKRVHHPIVGRLDLDVESLELPAEPGLLLNVYTAPAGTPTADNSALLASWAATRQTPATELEAHDG from the coding sequence ATGGCCACGATGGATCTACGCACCGATATCCGGGAGTTTCTCAGCTCGCGTCGCGCCCGCATCGCACCAGAGCAAGCGGGCCTGCCCGCTCACGGCGGCAACCGTCGGGTCAAAGGCCTGCGTCGCGAGGAGGTAGCTCTACTGGCTGGGGTATCGGTCGACTACTACGTGCGTATGGAGCGCGGCAGCCTCGCCGGCGCCTCCGACGGTGTGCTCGACGCGTTGGCCTCTGCCTTGCAACTCGACGAGGCCGAGCGCGACCACCTGTTCCACCTTGCCCGGCAGTCCAGGGCGCCCAGCGGTCCACGCCGGCTCAGGCCTGCCGTGACGGTGCGCCCGGCGCTGCAGCAGGTGCTCGACGCCGTCTCCGAGGCGCCGGCCTGGATTTGCAACGGCCGCTATGACGTCCTGGCCATGAATCACCTTGCTCGCGCGCTGTTTTCACCGGTGCCGGCCGACCCGCGACGGCCGGCGAACACCGCGCGGTTCGTGTATCTGAATCCCGAAGCGGCACAATCGTTCTTCGTCGACTATGACCGAATCGCCTGCGATGTGGCCGCGAAGCTACGCATGGAAGCCGGCCGCAATCCGCACGACGAGGAGCTGATCGCCCTGGTCGGCGAACTGTCGACGTGCAGTGAGCTGTTCCGGCAGCGGTGGGCATCTCGGGACGTGCGGCTGCACCGGTCCGGACGCAAGCGGGTACACCATCCGATCGTGGGCCGGCTCGACCTGGACGTCGAGTCCCTGGAACTGCCCGCCGAGCCCGGCCTGCTCCTGAACGTCTACACCGCACCCGCGGGCACGCCGACCGCTGACAATTCAGCGCTCCTGGCGTCGTGGGCGGCCACCCGGCAGACGCCGGCGACCGAACTCGAAGCACACGACGGATAG
- a CDS encoding aldo/keto reductase, which yields MGQKVFSEGACLVQKRKLGQQLEVSALGLGCMGMSFFYGAPPDPAEMTKLLRAAVDRGVTFFDTAEVYGPFTNEELVGQALAPVRDQVVIATKFGIKHGENGPTPASGVDSRPEQIRRVAEASLRRLRTDYIDLLYQHRVDPDVPIEEVAGTVKELISEGKVKHFGLSEAGATTISRAHSVQPVTALQSEYSLWTRDLEGEVIPTLEKLGIGLVPYSPLGKGYLTGTIDSTTSLADDDLRRILPRFTPEARQANQALIDLLQQIADDKGATPAQIALAWVLAQKPWFAPIPGTTKLHRLEENLGALDVELTIDDVERIEVAAARVKGARVPERFTSMLGR from the coding sequence ATGGGCCAGAAGGTCTTTTCCGAAGGAGCATGTCTAGTGCAAAAGCGCAAACTGGGTCAGCAACTCGAAGTTTCAGCCCTGGGGCTCGGCTGCATGGGCATGAGCTTCTTCTACGGTGCGCCCCCGGACCCAGCCGAGATGACGAAGCTGCTGCGGGCGGCAGTCGACCGCGGCGTAACTTTCTTCGACACCGCCGAAGTCTATGGCCCTTTCACCAACGAGGAGTTGGTCGGCCAGGCGCTGGCGCCGGTACGCGACCAGGTGGTGATCGCCACCAAGTTCGGTATCAAGCACGGAGAGAACGGACCGACCCCGGCGTCGGGGGTCGACAGCCGACCCGAGCAGATCCGCCGAGTGGCCGAGGCCTCGCTTCGGCGTCTGCGAACAGATTATATCGACCTTCTCTACCAGCACCGCGTCGATCCCGACGTACCCATCGAAGAGGTAGCGGGCACGGTCAAGGAGCTGATTTCCGAAGGTAAGGTCAAGCACTTCGGTTTGTCGGAGGCCGGCGCGACGACGATCAGCCGCGCCCACAGCGTGCAGCCTGTGACAGCACTGCAGAGTGAATACTCGCTCTGGACGCGAGACCTCGAAGGCGAGGTGATTCCGACCTTGGAGAAGCTGGGCATCGGCCTCGTGCCCTACAGCCCACTGGGCAAGGGCTATCTGACCGGCACCATCGACTCCACGACATCGCTGGCCGACGACGACCTCCGCCGCATCCTGCCGCGTTTCACTCCTGAAGCACGACAGGCCAATCAGGCACTGATCGACTTGCTGCAGCAGATTGCCGACGACAAGGGAGCTACGCCGGCTCAGATCGCTCTCGCCTGGGTGCTGGCGCAGAAGCCGTGGTTCGCGCCGATCCCCGGCACCACCAAGCTGCATCGCTTGGAAGAGAACCTGGGAGCGCTCGACGTCGAATTGACGATCGACGACGTGGAACGCATCGAGGTGGCCGCGGCGCGAGTCAAGGGTGCGCGCGTCCCAGAACGGTTCACGTCGATGCTCGGCCGCTAA
- a CDS encoding DUF4158 domain-containing protein: MVRCGVLARSDGASTRNSSLPLRGRGWSGSGSSIAARRQDHNRLGFAVQVVTVRYLGMSRRAAGDR; encoded by the coding sequence ATGGTGCGGTGTGGCGTTCTTGCTCGATCCGACGGCGCGAGTACCCGGAATTCATCGTTGCCCCTCCGAGGTCGCGGGTGGAGTGGGAGCGGCTCTTCGATCGCGGCACGTCGCCAGGATCACAACAGGCTCGGGTTCGCGGTCCAGGTCGTGACGGTCCGCTACCTCGGCATGTCTCGCCGAGCAGCTGGAGATCGATGA
- a CDS encoding dihydrofolate reductase family protein, translating into MRRITAGLFIALDGVVENPQDWHFPYYNDEMGVAVDAQLGSADTLLLGRKTYDSFAGAWPEREQAGGPDAEFGRKLGDARKVVVSTQELTFTWRNSERLRGDLIAGATALKQESGGDIGISGSVSVVRALLGAGLIDELHLLVHPIAVRSGLRLFDDADTPLPLTLLRSTAFRTGVVHSVYGPGQALQGEYEQAKLHLPHERN; encoded by the coding sequence ATGCGCAGGATCACCGCGGGCTTGTTCATCGCACTCGACGGAGTCGTCGAGAATCCACAGGACTGGCATTTTCCGTACTACAACGACGAAATGGGCGTCGCGGTCGACGCACAACTGGGCAGCGCGGACACCCTGCTGCTCGGCCGCAAAACCTACGACAGCTTCGCCGGTGCCTGGCCCGAACGCGAGCAGGCCGGCGGCCCCGATGCCGAGTTCGGCCGCAAACTGGGCGATGCCCGCAAGGTCGTGGTGTCGACCCAGGAGCTGACCTTCACCTGGCGCAATTCCGAACGGCTGCGCGGCGATCTGATCGCCGGCGCCACCGCGCTCAAACAGGAATCCGGTGGTGATATCGGCATTTCCGGATCGGTCTCGGTGGTGCGCGCCCTGCTCGGCGCCGGGCTGATCGACGAACTGCACCTGCTGGTGCATCCGATCGCCGTCCGTTCCGGGCTGCGCCTGTTCGACGATGCCGACACGCCGCTGCCGCTGACCCTGCTCCGCTCGACCGCATTTCGCACCGGAGTCGTGCATTCGGTCTACGGACCGGGCCAGGCACTCCAGGGGGAATACGAGCAGGCCAAACTGCATCTGCCGCACGAGCGGAACTGA